The following proteins are encoded in a genomic region of Lujinxingia vulgaris:
- a CDS encoding sulfate/molybdate ABC transporter ATP-binding protein, which produces MSGFAMRLKVRHRVGAMVLEVALEVGARPVALIGPNGAGKSTLLKIIAGGVRPRNATIEAGGKCWVDSSAGDFLEPARRRVGYVPQGPSLFEHLRVWENVAFGLEGSREEKRAAALGWLKRWGAEGLSERRVGALSGGEAQRVTLVRALAASPQLLLLDEPLSALDAIARRQLRGQLAQTIEALGLPTIIVTHDWRDVAALGAEVVAMEEGRVVQRGELQALSETPASAFIAEFSGV; this is translated from the coding sequence ATGAGCGGGTTCGCGATGCGCCTGAAGGTTCGTCACCGCGTCGGGGCGATGGTCCTGGAGGTGGCGTTGGAGGTTGGCGCGCGGCCGGTCGCGTTGATTGGCCCCAACGGGGCGGGGAAGAGCACGCTCTTGAAGATCATCGCGGGGGGCGTGCGGCCCCGGAACGCGACCATCGAGGCCGGTGGGAAGTGCTGGGTCGACAGCAGCGCTGGCGACTTCCTGGAGCCGGCGCGTCGTCGGGTGGGCTATGTGCCCCAGGGGCCCAGTCTTTTTGAGCATCTGCGGGTGTGGGAGAACGTGGCGTTCGGGCTTGAGGGTAGCCGGGAGGAGAAGCGGGCCGCGGCGCTGGGCTGGCTAAAGCGGTGGGGGGCCGAAGGGCTGTCGGAGCGCCGGGTGGGGGCCCTCTCCGGGGGGGAAGCGCAGCGGGTGACGCTGGTGCGGGCGTTGGCCGCCAGTCCGCAGCTTTTGCTGCTCGATGAGCCGCTCTCGGCGCTCGACGCCATCGCCCGGAGACAACTTCGCGGCCAGCTCGCTCAAACGATCGAGGCGCTAGGTCTGCCGACGATCATCGTCACCCACGATTGGCGCGATGTGGCCGCGCTTGGCGCCGAGGTGGTGGCGATGGAGGAAGGGCGAGTGGTGCAGAGGGGGGAGCTTCAGGCGTTGAGTGAGACTCCGGCGTCGGCGTTTATTGCAGAGTTTTCAGGGGTTTAG
- a CDS encoding DsbA family oxidoreductase: MLIEIWSDVVCPWCYIGKRRFERALSDFQNAHPELDVEIAWRSFELDPNAPQQRTEPMVEHLAKKYGMSVARAREIQAQVSDAAGEEGLSFDLDAAKSGNTFNAHRLIHLAQNKGLGDAMKERFLEAYFTEGKPIGDPDMLIALAEEVGLSRGEAERALHDEATSRAVRDDEALASELGIRGVPFFVIDRRVGISGAQPPATFLQVLEDALGQSAPLASSTDDDATCTDEGCAVDS, encoded by the coding sequence ATGCTCATCGAGATCTGGTCCGACGTCGTCTGCCCCTGGTGCTACATCGGAAAACGCCGCTTTGAGCGCGCCCTCTCCGACTTCCAAAACGCCCACCCCGAGCTGGATGTGGAGATCGCCTGGCGCAGCTTCGAACTCGACCCCAACGCCCCGCAGCAGCGCACCGAGCCGATGGTCGAGCATCTGGCCAAAAAGTACGGCATGAGCGTGGCGCGCGCCCGCGAGATTCAAGCGCAGGTCAGCGACGCCGCCGGCGAGGAGGGGCTCTCCTTTGACCTCGACGCCGCAAAGAGCGGAAACACCTTCAACGCCCACCGCCTCATTCACCTCGCTCAAAACAAAGGCCTGGGCGACGCGATGAAAGAGCGCTTCCTCGAGGCTTACTTCACCGAGGGCAAGCCCATCGGCGATCCGGACATGCTCATCGCCCTGGCCGAAGAAGTTGGCCTTTCGCGCGGCGAAGCCGAGCGCGCGCTCCACGATGAGGCCACCTCCCGGGCGGTCCGCGACGATGAGGCGCTCGCAAGCGAGCTTGGCATCCGCGGCGTTCCCTTCTTCGTTATCGACCGGCGCGTCGGTATCAGCGGCGCCCAGCCCCCGGCGACCTTCCTCCAGGTGTTGGAAGACGCCCTGGGCCAGTCGGCCCCCCTCGCCAGCTCCACCGACGACGACGCTACCTGCACCGATGAGGGATGCGCCGTCGACAGCTGA
- the rsgA gene encoding ribosome small subunit-dependent GTPase A: MSEHDPAATSAPRITPEQRTGLLELGWNDALEADFLRLASPDTRPARVASVERGGFFVVEDAAAIDAPTLARLEGTELDSTAQPAVGDWVALIVREGTPGITEVLPRKSALLRRASGRQGRAQVVVCNLDYLFIVTAIGFNLNLSRLERYLIGSLAADIAPVIVINKIDRVHDRTEIDALINDLGIEVPVHFTCALEPGGIDQLKPYLTPGTSLALVGSSGVGKSTLANRILQTDRLATGEVRHTDDRGRHTTTRRELWRAPSGALIIDTPGMREFGLWDAREGVAKLFPEIHAATEACHFRDCAHVDEPGCGLLAALDDETIDEARYQRYLRALEELAETEALAAESTERLNARRERGKQNKLRTRKGSRRKHWDR, translated from the coding sequence ATGAGCGAACACGATCCCGCAGCCACCTCCGCGCCGCGAATTACCCCGGAGCAACGTACAGGTCTCCTGGAGCTTGGCTGGAACGACGCCCTCGAAGCCGACTTCCTTCGCCTGGCCAGCCCCGACACGCGTCCCGCCCGCGTCGCCTCGGTGGAGCGCGGCGGTTTTTTCGTCGTCGAAGATGCCGCCGCCATCGACGCCCCCACGCTCGCCAGGCTCGAAGGCACCGAGCTCGACTCCACCGCTCAGCCCGCCGTCGGCGACTGGGTCGCGCTGATCGTGCGCGAGGGCACCCCGGGCATCACCGAGGTGCTGCCCCGCAAAAGCGCACTCCTGCGCCGTGCTTCCGGCCGCCAGGGCCGCGCCCAGGTCGTGGTCTGTAACCTGGACTACCTCTTCATCGTCACCGCCATCGGCTTCAACCTCAACTTAAGCCGCCTGGAGCGCTACCTCATCGGCAGCCTCGCTGCCGACATCGCGCCGGTGATCGTCATCAACAAGATCGACCGCGTGCACGACCGCACCGAGATCGACGCGCTGATCAACGATCTCGGCATCGAGGTGCCCGTGCACTTCACCTGCGCGCTGGAGCCCGGGGGCATCGACCAGCTTAAGCCCTACCTCACCCCGGGCACCTCCCTGGCGCTCGTGGGCTCATCGGGCGTGGGCAAGTCCACGCTGGCCAACCGCATCCTGCAGACCGACCGCCTGGCCACCGGTGAGGTGCGCCACACCGACGACCGCGGCCGCCACACCACCACCCGCCGCGAGCTCTGGCGCGCCCCGAGCGGCGCGCTCATCATCGACACCCCGGGCATGCGCGAGTTTGGCCTGTGGGACGCTCGCGAGGGCGTCGCAAAACTCTTCCCAGAGATTCACGCCGCCACCGAAGCTTGCCACTTCCGCGACTGCGCCCACGTCGACGAGCCCGGCTGCGGCCTGCTCGCGGCCCTGGACGATGAGACCATCGACGAAGCTCGCTACCAGCGCTACCTGCGCGCCCTCGAAGAACTCGCCGAAACCGAGGCGCTGGCCGCCGAGAGCACCGAGCGCCTTAACGCCCGGCGAGAGCGCGGCAAACAGAATAAACTTCGGACCCGCAAGGGCTCGCGCCGTAAACACTGGGACCGCTAA
- a CDS encoding carbonic anhydrase → MSNETYQRIFELNRRWVEERNAEDPTFFEKLAREQNPDFLFIGCADSRVPASTIMGVEPGEVFVTRNVANLVVNTDLNVASTINYAVDHLKVKHVVVCGHYGCGGVMAAMQSKDLGVLNGWLREIRDVYRLHRTELDAIADEDQRYRRLVELNVREQCLNVIKTAEVQRNFLERGAPTVHGWVYDLSSGLLKDLNINFEDLLSEVREIYSLTPGEAR, encoded by the coding sequence ATGAGCAACGAGACGTACCAGCGCATCTTTGAGTTGAACCGCCGCTGGGTAGAAGAACGCAACGCCGAAGATCCCACCTTCTTCGAAAAGCTGGCCCGCGAGCAAAACCCCGACTTCCTCTTCATCGGCTGCGCCGACAGCCGCGTACCCGCCTCCACGATCATGGGCGTGGAACCCGGCGAAGTCTTTGTAACCCGCAACGTCGCAAACCTGGTGGTCAACACCGACCTCAACGTCGCCTCCACCATCAACTACGCCGTCGACCACCTCAAAGTGAAACACGTCGTCGTCTGCGGCCATTACGGCTGCGGCGGGGTGATGGCCGCGATGCAGTCCAAAGATCTGGGCGTCCTCAACGGCTGGCTACGCGAGATCCGCGACGTCTACCGCCTCCACCGCACAGAGCTCGACGCCATCGCCGACGAAGACCAGCGCTACCGCCGCCTGGTCGAGCTCAACGTGCGCGAGCAATGCCTCAACGTCATCAAGACCGCCGAGGTGCAGCGCAACTTCCTGGAGCGCGGCGCCCCCACCGTCCACGGCTGGGTCTACGACCTCTCCAGCGGCCTGCTCAAAGATCTCAACATCAACTTCGAAGACCTGCTCAGCGAGGTCCGTGAGATCTACAGTCTGACCCCTGGCGAGGCCCGCTGA
- a CDS encoding EI24 domain-containing protein — MTTAATPIAPTTILDELRALRGQSGMRRFIGGIKLPLKAMRFIAAHPKMWPWMIIPALINLVLFVITAVALAMNAPELLGWLWAQPEATWLKVVWYVVLAVVLLASVVLSYFAVLMVAGVIASPFNDQLSVITERELRGTVADARDGESMISGIMRSIVISLVTLLAYLACIIPLLFLHLIPGLGSLLNTVLGTAVSAIFLAFEYSDAALDRQGFSLKEKIARVRAHLDLAGGFGVGSALLMLIPLVNLLVMPVAVVGGTMLGIELREERDDAPAG; from the coding sequence ATGACCACCGCCGCAACCCCTATCGCCCCGACGACCATCCTCGACGAACTCCGCGCGCTGCGCGGCCAATCGGGCATGCGACGCTTCATCGGCGGCATCAAACTGCCGCTCAAGGCGATGCGCTTTATCGCGGCCCACCCGAAGATGTGGCCCTGGATGATCATTCCGGCGCTGATCAACCTCGTGCTCTTCGTGATCACGGCGGTGGCGCTGGCGATGAACGCCCCGGAGCTTCTGGGCTGGCTGTGGGCCCAACCCGAGGCCACCTGGCTCAAGGTCGTCTGGTACGTGGTGCTCGCGGTGGTGCTCCTGGCCTCGGTGGTGCTCTCCTACTTCGCGGTCTTGATGGTCGCCGGCGTGATCGCAAGCCCCTTCAACGACCAGCTCTCGGTGATCACCGAGCGCGAGCTCCGCGGCACCGTCGCCGATGCCCGCGATGGCGAGTCGATGATCTCGGGTATTATGCGCTCGATTGTCATCAGCCTGGTGACGCTCCTGGCCTACCTGGCCTGCATCATCCCCCTGCTCTTTTTGCACCTGATCCCGGGCCTTGGCAGCCTGCTCAACACGGTGCTGGGAACCGCTGTCAGCGCGATCTTTCTGGCCTTTGAGTACAGTGACGCCGCCCTCGACCGCCAGGGATTCTCGCTCAAAGAAAAGATCGCCCGGGTGCGCGCCCACCTCGACCTGGCCGGGGGCTTCGGGGTGGGAAGCGCGCTCCTGATGCTCATCCCGCTGGTCAACCTTTTGGTGATGCCGGTGGCTGTGGTAGGGGGCACGATGCTGGGCATTGAGCTTCGCGAGGAGCGCGACGACGCTCCGGCCGGCTGA
- a CDS encoding zinc-dependent alcohol dehydrogenase: MRALCWFGKEDVRLQEVPDPTIINPHDAIIEVNLTAICGSDLHLYDGYIPTMESGDILGHEFMGKVVEVGPEVQNLKVGDRVVVPFPIACGHCHHCHTDEFALCDNSNPNAWMAERSFGHSPAGIFGYSHLYGGYAGGQAEYVRVPFADVGPIKVPDTLSDEDVLFLSDIFPTGYQAVDVANIQPGSTVAVWGCGPVGLFAIKSAYMLGAEKVIAIDHVPERLAMARHQAGAEVLNFTDDPILEALKEMTDGRGPQTCIEAVGMEAHGTGLMDYYDKAKQTLRLETGRPHALREAIMACAKGGTLVVPGVFGGIIDKLPIGAAFSKGLTFKMGQTHVHRYLKPLLARIEKNEIDPSFLITHRLTLEDGPEAYKTFRDKQDECVKVVMRP; this comes from the coding sequence ATGCGCGCGCTTTGCTGGTTTGGAAAAGAAGACGTCCGCCTCCAGGAAGTCCCCGATCCCACGATCATTAACCCTCACGACGCCATCATCGAGGTCAACCTCACCGCCATCTGCGGCTCCGACCTGCACCTCTACGATGGCTACATCCCCACCATGGAGTCCGGCGACATCCTGGGCCATGAGTTCATGGGCAAGGTCGTCGAGGTCGGCCCCGAGGTGCAAAACTTAAAGGTCGGCGACCGCGTCGTCGTCCCCTTCCCCATCGCCTGTGGCCACTGCCATCACTGCCACACCGACGAGTTCGCGCTCTGCGACAACTCCAACCCCAACGCCTGGATGGCCGAGCGCAGTTTTGGTCACTCGCCAGCCGGCATCTTTGGCTACTCGCACCTCTACGGCGGCTACGCCGGCGGCCAGGCCGAATACGTGCGCGTGCCCTTTGCTGATGTGGGCCCCATCAAAGTCCCCGACACACTCAGCGACGAAGACGTCCTCTTCCTCTCCGACATCTTCCCCACCGGCTACCAGGCCGTCGATGTGGCCAACATTCAGCCGGGAAGCACCGTGGCGGTGTGGGGCTGCGGCCCGGTGGGCCTCTTTGCCATCAAGAGCGCATACATGCTCGGCGCCGAAAAAGTCATCGCCATCGACCACGTGCCCGAGCGCCTCGCCATGGCCCGGCACCAGGCCGGCGCCGAAGTCCTCAACTTCACCGACGACCCCATCCTCGAAGCGCTCAAAGAGATGACCGATGGCCGCGGCCCCCAGACCTGCATTGAGGCCGTCGGCATGGAGGCCCACGGCACCGGCCTGATGGACTATTACGACAAGGCCAAACAGACCCTGCGCCTGGAGACCGGACGCCCCCACGCGCTCCGAGAGGCCATCATGGCCTGCGCCAAAGGCGGCACCCTGGTCGTCCCCGGCGTCTTCGGCGGCATCATCGACAAGCTCCCCATCGGTGCCGCCTTCAGCAAGGGCCTGACCTTTAAGATGGGCCAGACCCACGTCCACCGCTACCTCAAGCCCCTGCTCGCCAGGATCGAGAAAAACGAGATCGATCCCTCCTTCCTCATCACCCACCGCCTCACCCTGGAAGATGGCCCGGAGGCCTACAAAACCTTCCGCGACAAACAGGATGAGTGCGTCAAGGTTGTGATGCGACCCTGA
- a CDS encoding heavy metal translocating P-type ATPase, producing MIFQRSWLSQESLIAIFTVVAILVHLLFRFGPGPDALQDWPLYAALTLGGIPLIWQLLQQLRQLNFGADWLAGISIVSAVLLGEYLAGSIVVLMLSGGEALERYAAGRASSVLEALAARMPNIAHRREGDAMVDIELKDIAVGDLLVVLPHEPSPTDGEVVEGHGSMDESFLTGEPYMISKAPGAAVISGAINGEHALTIRATRLPEDSRYARIMRVMQESEQRRPRLRRLADQLGAFYTPLAVAMGLIAWALSGDPVRFLAVVIVATPCPLLIGIPVALIGSISLAAKRGIIIKDPRVLERASRCTTLIIDKTGTLTVGEPELTEVVVGAELSEDDVLALTASLEHYSRHPLARAIIRASDARNLAPLPATEVSEPPGQGLTGNVEGRQVVVTSRSKLAKHNHPDLDAIPPVESGLECVILVDDRYQATLRFHDAPRADGRPFIQHLKPRHGFNEVLLVSGDREREVAYLANLMGIERTYAEQSPEDKVAIVRKESETAQILFVGDGVNDAPAMASATVGVAFGQAHEVTSEAAGAVLLEPTLTHLDELLHISARMRSVALQSAVGGIALSMIGMGFAAFGMLPPIAGALAQEGIDLLAVINALRTSRQGGPLSDIHEKT from the coding sequence GTGATCTTTCAACGCAGCTGGCTCAGCCAGGAGAGCCTCATCGCCATCTTCACTGTGGTGGCGATTCTGGTGCATCTTCTTTTTCGCTTCGGCCCCGGCCCCGACGCCCTCCAGGACTGGCCGCTCTATGCGGCGCTGACCCTGGGAGGCATTCCGCTGATCTGGCAGCTCCTCCAGCAACTTCGCCAGCTCAACTTCGGCGCCGACTGGCTCGCGGGCATCTCCATCGTCTCGGCGGTGCTCCTGGGAGAGTATCTGGCGGGAAGCATCGTCGTGCTGATGCTCTCCGGCGGCGAAGCCCTGGAGCGCTACGCCGCCGGCCGCGCCTCCTCAGTGCTGGAAGCCCTGGCCGCGCGGATGCCCAACATCGCCCACCGCCGCGAAGGCGACGCGATGGTCGACATCGAGCTCAAAGACATCGCCGTGGGCGATCTTCTGGTGGTGCTCCCCCATGAGCCCAGCCCCACCGATGGCGAGGTTGTGGAGGGCCACGGGTCTATGGACGAGTCCTTTCTCACCGGCGAGCCCTATATGATCTCAAAGGCCCCCGGTGCGGCGGTGATCTCCGGGGCGATTAACGGTGAACACGCCCTGACCATCCGCGCCACGCGACTTCCCGAAGACTCTCGCTACGCCCGCATCATGCGTGTGATGCAAGAATCCGAGCAGCGCCGCCCTCGCCTTCGCCGCCTGGCTGACCAGCTCGGCGCCTTCTACACCCCGCTGGCCGTGGCCATGGGCCTTATCGCCTGGGCCTTAAGCGGCGACCCGGTGCGCTTTCTGGCGGTGGTCATCGTCGCCACCCCCTGCCCCCTGCTCATCGGAATCCCGGTGGCGCTCATCGGCTCGATCTCGCTGGCCGCCAAACGCGGCATCATCATCAAAGATCCCCGGGTGTTGGAGCGCGCCTCGCGCTGCACCACACTCATCATCGACAAAACCGGCACCCTCACCGTAGGGGAGCCCGAGCTCACCGAAGTCGTCGTCGGAGCGGAACTCAGCGAAGACGACGTCCTCGCCCTGACCGCCTCCCTGGAGCACTACTCGCGGCATCCCCTGGCCCGAGCGATCATCCGCGCCAGCGACGCCCGCAACCTCGCGCCACTCCCGGCCACCGAGGTCAGCGAGCCCCCGGGACAGGGGCTCACCGGTAATGTCGAAGGTCGCCAGGTCGTCGTCACCAGCCGCAGCAAGCTCGCTAAACACAACCACCCCGACCTCGACGCCATCCCCCCGGTCGAGTCCGGGCTGGAGTGCGTCATCCTGGTCGACGACCGCTACCAGGCGACCCTGCGTTTTCACGACGCCCCCCGCGCCGATGGTCGCCCCTTTATCCAGCACCTCAAGCCTCGCCATGGTTTTAACGAGGTGCTGCTCGTCAGCGGCGATCGTGAGCGCGAGGTCGCCTACCTGGCCAACCTCATGGGCATCGAGCGCACCTACGCCGAGCAGAGCCCCGAAGACAAAGTCGCGATTGTGCGAAAGGAAAGCGAAACCGCGCAGATCCTCTTTGTCGGCGACGGCGTCAACGACGCGCCGGCGATGGCCTCAGCCACAGTCGGCGTGGCCTTCGGCCAGGCCCACGAGGTCACCTCCGAGGCCGCCGGCGCCGTCTTGCTGGAACCCACGCTCACCCACCTGGACGAGCTGCTGCACATCTCCGCGCGCATGCGCAGCGTCGCCCTGCAGAGCGCGGTCGGCGGCATCGCGCTGAGCATGATCGGCATGGGCTTTGCCGCCTTCGGCATGCTCCCCCCCATCGCCGGGGCCCTGGCCCAGGAAGGCATCGACCTGCTCGCTGTGATCAACGCGCTGCGCACCTCGCGCCAGGGCGGTCCGCTCTCTGATATCCACGAGAAGACTTAA
- a CDS encoding VOC family protein, with amino-acid sequence MTTTLTPSLMFIGKASEAIELYTSIFDDAELVRIDRYDASNPEMEGQIMQAELRVHNQSLLFTDSPDVHSFTFTPSISFFVRCESTEEVDRIFAALSECGKVMMPLDAYPFSERFGWCNDRFGVSWQVSLN; translated from the coding sequence ATGACCACCACTCTGACCCCCTCCCTGATGTTCATCGGCAAGGCCTCGGAGGCCATCGAGCTCTATACCTCGATCTTCGATGACGCCGAACTCGTGCGCATCGATCGCTACGACGCCTCCAACCCCGAGATGGAGGGCCAGATCATGCAGGCCGAGCTTCGCGTGCATAATCAATCGCTGCTCTTCACCGACAGCCCCGATGTGCACAGCTTCACCTTCACCCCCTCGATCTCATTTTTCGTGCGCTGCGAGAGCACCGAAGAGGTCGACCGCATCTTCGCCGCGCTGAGCGAGTGCGGCAAAGTCATGATGCCCCTGGATGCTTACCCCTTCAGCGAGCGCTTCGGCTGGTGCAACGACCGCTTTGGCGTCTCCTGGCAGGTCAGCCTGAACTGA
- a CDS encoding SRPBCC domain-containing protein, translating into MIRLQGARYSVRDLEEARRWYQEWLGRSPAHAGDDKVRFEAGASQLVLVNAPEVDEGAGELWEVHDLASSWERLLEIGAEAIEEPMEGEDGVWVAAARDPFGNRLNLVEGVRGPGPVVMAASGESKRAIEVERIISAPRARVWQAWTRQEELGAWFGSDARFELRVGGPFEIYMLAEPAGLRGSEGCRVLSYLEERMLSFSWNAPPDHPTRPWQTRVVVELSNIDSVKAVTRVRLTHTGWPVLSSDQGQKDAAPGEPGAAEWDATFAYFQRAWPQVMTALERHLGGSVGH; encoded by the coding sequence ATGATTCGATTGCAAGGTGCGAGGTATTCGGTGCGCGATCTTGAAGAAGCGCGGCGATGGTATCAGGAATGGCTCGGCCGCTCACCTGCGCACGCCGGCGACGATAAGGTGCGTTTTGAGGCGGGGGCGAGCCAGCTTGTGCTTGTGAACGCGCCGGAGGTGGACGAGGGGGCTGGCGAGCTGTGGGAGGTGCACGATCTGGCATCGAGCTGGGAGCGCCTTCTGGAGATCGGAGCAGAAGCGATCGAAGAGCCCATGGAAGGTGAGGATGGCGTGTGGGTTGCTGCCGCCCGGGATCCTTTTGGCAATCGCCTCAACCTCGTCGAGGGTGTGAGGGGTCCGGGGCCTGTGGTGATGGCGGCGTCGGGAGAGTCGAAGCGGGCCATTGAGGTGGAGCGCATCATCTCGGCGCCGCGCGCGCGGGTCTGGCAGGCCTGGACCCGCCAGGAGGAGCTCGGCGCGTGGTTCGGCAGCGACGCCCGCTTTGAGCTTCGGGTGGGCGGACCTTTTGAGATCTACATGCTGGCCGAGCCCGCCGGGCTGCGCGGAAGTGAGGGATGCCGGGTGCTCAGCTACCTGGAAGAGCGCATGCTCAGCTTTAGCTGGAACGCGCCGCCCGATCATCCCACGCGGCCCTGGCAGACCCGGGTGGTGGTGGAACTCTCAAATATCGACAGCGTCAAGGCGGTCACCCGTGTGCGACTGACCCACACGGGCTGGCCGGTTCTGAGCTCCGACCAGGGGCAAAAAGACGCCGCGCCGGGAGAGCCCGGCGCGGCGGAGTGGGACGCGACTTTTGCGTATTTTCAGCGGGCCTGGCCGCAGGTGATGACCGCCCTGGAGCGTCATCTGGGCGGCTCAGTCGGGCACTGA
- a CDS encoding SRPBCC family protein gives MVQTSTNHAQHTPMIEEEERALERTASPDTEPGLQELGWPAIGVGTAMATWAIARQHGLKQILFAAAGAGLIYTGLKPGFDKGFKRLLANTAATEPVEIDITTTIARPASELYHMWRDPEQIPRFFRHIKRVEHLGERLTRWVAKVPGDMELCWNAEITEDKQDELIAWRSIEGSELVSSGVVSFFNLDDGQTRVHLRLRYQPPGGEFGAAIERFFKAIPEQILREELRAFKQLAEAGEVATVRGQPYGGTQNREQGLSMLTNR, from the coding sequence ATGGTTCAAACGTCGACCAATCACGCCCAGCACACACCGATGATCGAAGAGGAGGAGCGCGCCCTTGAGCGCACCGCCTCCCCCGACACCGAGCCCGGCCTCCAGGAGCTGGGCTGGCCGGCAATCGGCGTCGGCACGGCCATGGCCACCTGGGCCATCGCCCGCCAGCACGGCCTCAAGCAGATCCTCTTTGCCGCCGCCGGCGCAGGCCTGATCTACACCGGCCTCAAACCCGGCTTCGACAAAGGATTTAAACGTCTTTTGGCCAACACCGCCGCCACCGAGCCCGTCGAGATCGACATCACCACCACCATCGCTCGCCCCGCCTCCGAGCTCTACCACATGTGGCGCGACCCGGAGCAGATCCCCCGCTTCTTCCGCCACATCAAACGCGTCGAGCACCTCGGCGAACGCCTCACCCGCTGGGTGGCAAAGGTGCCGGGCGATATGGAGCTGTGCTGGAACGCCGAGATCACCGAAGACAAACAAGACGAGCTCATCGCCTGGCGCTCCATCGAAGGCTCCGAGCTTGTGAGCTCCGGCGTGGTCAGCTTCTTCAACCTGGACGATGGGCAAACCCGCGTGCACCTGCGCCTGCGCTACCAGCCCCCCGGCGGGGAGTTCGGCGCCGCGATCGAGCGCTTCTTCAAAGCCATCCCCGAGCAGATCCTCCGCGAGGAATTGCGCGCCTTCAAACAACTCGCCGAAGCCGGAGAAGTCGCCACAGTACGCGGTCAACCCTACGGCGGCACACAGAACCGTGAGCAGGGGTTGAGCATGCTCACCAACCGCTGA
- a CDS encoding NAD(P)/FAD-dependent oxidoreductase codes for MTETFDLIVIGGGAAGFYAAITCAEQSALYGASPRVLILEKSPRVLDKVRISGGGRCNVTHHCFDPKRMATNYPRGDKALIGPLHRFGVTETVAWFNDHGLTLKTEADGRMFPTTDNSQSVIDVLRGAADAAGVNVRTRAAVRSIEALEVSDPTHPRFEVTLRGDATLRAHHVVLATGGARSGGGAELARQLGHRLIEPVPSLFTFHVDDWRIRDLQGLAVDPVAVRIDEANLKNEGPLLITHRGFSAPAILKLSAWGARALHELDYTFTLSVDWLHGEDPAPTFAALRKEAGTRHVHTRSPFDAIPKRLWQRLVAAARIDEQQTWATLQAGPRDALIAQLTDARFKVTGKSTHKDEFVTAGGVPTDDVDMRTMESRICPGAFIAGELLDVDGVTGGFNFQNAWTTGHLAGTAIALSLLERTG; via the coding sequence ATGACCGAAACCTTCGACCTGATCGTCATCGGCGGGGGCGCCGCCGGCTTCTATGCCGCGATCACGTGCGCCGAGCAGAGCGCGCTCTACGGCGCTTCGCCGCGGGTGCTGATCCTGGAGAAGTCGCCGCGGGTGCTCGACAAGGTGCGCATCTCCGGGGGCGGTCGCTGCAACGTGACCCACCATTGTTTTGATCCGAAGCGCATGGCGACGAATTACCCCCGGGGGGATAAAGCGCTGATCGGCCCCCTGCACCGCTTCGGCGTCACCGAAACGGTGGCCTGGTTTAACGACCACGGCCTCACTCTTAAGACCGAGGCCGACGGGCGCATGTTCCCCACCACCGACAACTCCCAGTCGGTGATCGACGTGCTGCGCGGCGCGGCAGACGCCGCCGGAGTCAACGTGCGCACCCGCGCGGCGGTGCGCTCGATCGAAGCCCTGGAAGTTAGCGACCCCACCCATCCTCGCTTTGAAGTCACGCTCCGAGGCGACGCCACGCTGCGCGCCCACCACGTGGTCCTGGCCACCGGCGGCGCGCGCTCCGGAGGCGGCGCCGAGCTCGCCAGACAGCTCGGCCACAGGCTCATTGAGCCCGTGCCATCGCTCTTTACCTTTCACGTCGACGACTGGCGCATCCGCGACCTTCAGGGGCTGGCCGTCGATCCGGTGGCGGTGCGCATCGATGAGGCCAACCTCAAAAACGAAGGTCCGCTGCTGATCACCCACCGCGGTTTCAGCGCCCCGGCGATCTTAAAGCTCTCAGCCTGGGGGGCGCGCGCGCTGCACGAGCTCGACTACACCTTCACCCTGAGCGTGGACTGGCTCCACGGCGAAGATCCCGCCCCCACATTCGCCGCGCTGCGCAAAGAGGCGGGCACCCGCCACGTGCACACCCGCTCCCCCTTCGACGCCATCCCCAAACGCCTCTGGCAGCGCCTGGTGGCCGCCGCCCGCATCGACGAGCAGCAGACCTGGGCCACGCTTCAGGCCGGCCCCCGCGATGCCCTCATCGCCCAGCTCACCGACGCCCGCTTCAAGGTCACCGGCAAGAGCACCCACAAAGACGAGTTCGTCACCGCCGGCGGCGTCCCCACCGACGACGTGGACATGCGCACCATGGAGAGCCGCATCTGCCCGGGCGCCTTCATCGCCGGCGAACTTCTCGATGTGGACGGCGTCACCGGCGGCTTCAACTTCCAGAACGCCTGGACCACAGGCCACCTGGCCGGCACCGCCATCGCCTTGAGCCTCCTCGAGCGCACGGGCTAA